Proteins co-encoded in one Anguilla anguilla isolate fAngAng1 chromosome 16, fAngAng1.pri, whole genome shotgun sequence genomic window:
- the LOC118214922 gene encoding regulator of G-protein signaling 9-binding protein, producing the protein MGKEECKTMLDALNKVTACYRHLVITLGSTSDSQNLREELKKTRKKAQELATANRTKLTALLKDKTISKDDRTEYERLWVLFSSSMELLDVDMKRSLEIGQDFPLKVPTRHLIQTGMTGSTTTVAARAMSVQNMKYEADSNIDTADLKELQTEITQVGQMMEEMEMKVQVAPWAVEAKQEAGAELKSTVSVGNSSVGVISICEEEPKDVDGEPGLMKVFAGIIFTVIVLIAGILAYCVINLS; encoded by the coding sequence ATGGGGAAAGAGGAATGCAAAACGATGCTGGATGCTCTTAACAAAGTAACCGCCTGCTATAGACATCTGGTCATTACTCTCGGGAGCACCTCGGATTCGCAGAATCTGCGGGAAGAGCTGAAGAAGACTCGCAAAAAAGCCCAGGAACTGGCCACGGCTAACAGGACGAAACTGACGGCTCTGCTGAAAGACAAGACGATAAGCAAAGACGACCGAACCGAATACGAGCGGCTATGGGTGTTGTTCTCAAGCAGCATGGAGCTGTTGGATGTAGACATGAAAAGGTCTTTGGAAATCGGTCAGGATTTCCCATTAAAGGTTCCCACGAGACACCTTATACAGACGGGGATGACTGGCAGTACCACCACCGTAGCCGCCAGAGCCATGAGCGTACAGAATATGAAGTACGAGGCGGATAGCAACATCGACACCGCGGATCTGAAGGAGCTGCAAACCGAGATCACCCAGGTTGGCCAGATGATGGAGGAAATGGAGATGAAAGTCCAGGTCGCACCGTGGGCAGTAGAAGCCAAGCAGGAGGCAGGAGCTGAGTTGAAGTCAACAGTTAGCGTTGGAAATTCGTCCGTTGGGGTAATTTCCATTTGCGAGGAGGAGCCCAAAGATGTTGACGGTGAGCCTGGCCTCATGAAAGTTTTCGCAGGGATCATTTTCACAGTTATCGTGCTCATCGCGGGCATCCTAGCATATTGCGTGATTAACCTTTCTTGA